Within the Burkholderia sp. NRF60-BP8 genome, the region GACCGTCAGCACGTACAAGACGCGGATCCTCGAAAAGATGCAGATGCCGAACGACACGGCCCTCGTGCGCTACGCGATGCGCCACAAGCTGTTCGAGGATCCCGACGAGCTCTGACGGCGGCATCCGAGGCTCGCGACAAGACGCCGCACCCCTGTAGGAAACCTCCTACAAGACTTCCCTCTCTCCTACCGCAACTTCAATTGCGGCTGATTTTCCTGACGGCGCGCAACATCCATACTGGACATCAAGAAAAACAACCCTGCGTGCCAGCCGGAGCCAACGCAGCGTCGTCGTCGAGGCCGGCGTAACGGTCTCGCGGCGCGTCCGGCAGGCACTCCCGACACGAAGGCGGCGGAAACCGAGGCCGCCGGTACAACGGCCGGCGCGATCCCGCCCGACGGCGAACCGCCGCTGCCCCGAACTGGAGCCGATCATGCAGAGCAGTGCCGAAGTCTCGACGACCATGCCGTTACGCCCGTTCATCCCGATGCGCCCTGTCGAACCGTGGGACCAGCCCAAGCGCGCCGCGTCCCGCTGTTCGACGTGTGCGTTGCGTACCGTGTGCATGCCGCCCGATCTTTCGCCCGACGATTTCGCCCGCGTCGACGCGATGATCTGCACGACGCGCCACGTCAAGCGCGGCGAAACGCTGTTTCGTTCGGGCGATGCGTTCAACAGCATCTACGCGGTGAGAACCGGCTCGTTCAAGACGATCGTCATGCATCGCGACGGCGACGAGCAGATCACCGGCTTCCAGATCGTCGGCGAGTCGCTCGGGCTCGATGGCGTGCACGCCGGGTGCCACAACGGCGACGCGATCGCGCTCGAAGACAGCACGGTCTGCATCATTCCGTTCGGTCAGCTCGAACAGATGTGCCGCGAAGTGCGGCCGATGCAGCATCACGTCTATCAGATGATGAGCGGCGAGATCGTGCGCGAATCCTCGCAGATGCTGCTGCTCGGCACGATGAGCGCCGAACAGCGCGTGGCCGCGTTCCTGCTGAACCTTTCCGCCCGCTTCAAGGCGCGCGGCTACTCGGCCGCGGAATTCGTGCTGCGGATGACGCGCGACGAGATCGGCGAATATCTCGGGATGAAGCTCGAAACGGTCAGCCGCATGCTGTCGAAGTTCCAGCACAAAGGGCTCGTCGCGGCCCAAGGCAAGCAGATCCGGATCGTCGATTCGGACGGCCTGCGGCAAATCTGACCGCGCCGCGGCGGCGTCGAGCGGATCAGTCGTGCATACCGAGCACGGCAGCGCCTGACACGCGTCCGCCGCGCAGGTCGTCGAGTGCGCGGTTCGCGTCCGTCAGCGCGTAGCGTACCGCCTCGACCCGCAGCGGTGTCGCGGCGGCGATCCGCATGAATGCGGCCGCATCCGCACGCGTCAGGTTGGCCACCGACGCGATGCGGCGCTCGCCCCATAGCCACGCGTACGGAAAGCTCGGGATGTCGCTCATGTGAATGCCGCCGCATACGACGATCCCGCCTTTGTCGAGTGCCCGCAGCGCAGCCGGCACCAGCGCCCCCGCCGGCGCGAAAATCAGCGCGGCATCGAGCCGCTCCGGCGGCGCTTCGTCGCTGCCGCCGGCCCATGCCGCGCCCAGCGACAGCGCCAGTTGCTGCGCCACGGCGT harbors:
- the fnr gene encoding fumarate/nitrate reduction transcriptional regulator Fnr → MQSSAEVSTTMPLRPFIPMRPVEPWDQPKRAASRCSTCALRTVCMPPDLSPDDFARVDAMICTTRHVKRGETLFRSGDAFNSIYAVRTGSFKTIVMHRDGDEQITGFQIVGESLGLDGVHAGCHNGDAIALEDSTVCIIPFGQLEQMCREVRPMQHHVYQMMSGEIVRESSQMLLLGTMSAEQRVAAFLLNLSARFKARGYSAAEFVLRMTRDEIGEYLGMKLETVSRMLSKFQHKGLVAAQGKQIRIVDSDGLRQI